In Populus alba chromosome 1, ASM523922v2, whole genome shotgun sequence, a single window of DNA contains:
- the LOC118036056 gene encoding ATP-dependent Clp protease proteolytic subunit-related protein 2, chloroplastic: MASSLNANLNQPSLSCGAKLYSGLKLQFPSLYATGRPNLTAEFYGKVNKSLQCGIRNHKPTRAAVKMMPIGTPRVPYRTPGEGTWQWVDIWNALYRERILFIGQNIDEEFSNQILATMLYLDTIDDSKRMYLYINGPGGDLTPSLAIYDTMQSLKSPVGTHCVGFAYNLAGFLLTAGEKGNRSAMPLSRIALQSPAGAARGQADDIFNEANELLRIRDYLYNELSKKTGQPFEKISKDLSRMKRFEAQDALEYGLIDRIIRPPRIDADVGPSDASAGLG, translated from the exons ATGGCATCCTCTCTTAATGCGAACCTCAATCAGCCTTCTCTCAG TTGCGGAGCCAAACTTTATTCAGGATTGAAGCTTCAATTTCCAA GTCTGTATGCAACTGGGAGACCTAATTTAACTGCAGAGTTTTATGGAAAGGTTAATAAGAGCCTTCAATGCGG GATTCGTAATCATAAACCAACACGGGCAGCAGTTAAAATGATGCCTATAGGGACTCCCAGGGTGCCCTATAGAACTCCTGGGGAGGGAACCTGGCAATGGGTTGATATATGGAATGCCCTA TATCGAGAGCGTATTCTCTTCATTGGACAAAATATAGATGAAGAGTTTAGCAACCAAATATTGGCCACAATGTTATACCTTGACACAATTGATGATTCCAAAAGGatgtatttatatatcaatGGTCCTGGTGGAGAT CTTACTCCAAGCTTGGCCATATATGACACTATGCAGAGCTTGAAGAGTCCTGTTGGTACCCACTGTGTGGGATTTGCCTATAACCTAGCAGGCTTTCTTCTTACAGCTGGGGAAAAG GGAAATCGCTCTGCAATGCCTCTTTCAAGAATTGCTCTACAATCACCAGCTGGGGCTGCTCGGGGTCAG GCTGATGACATTTTTAATGAAGCAAATGAGCTTCTTAGAATCAGGGACTATCTTTACAATGAGTTATCTAAGAAAACAGGACAGCCTTTTGAAaag ATTAGCAAAGACTTGAGCAGAATGAAGCGCTTTGAAGCCCAAGATGCCCTTGAGTATGGTCTCATAGATCGCATAATCAGGCCACCCCGAATAGATGCTGATGTAGGTCCCAGTGATGCATCAGCAGGTCTTGGTTAG